Within Mongoliitalea daihaiensis, the genomic segment AATTAAGTATGGACGAATTGAACAGACTCAGTGTAGAGGAATTCAAAAAAGTTGAAAAAACACCCATCGTCATCGTTTTGGATAATGTGCGAAGCTTAAATAATGTAGGCTCTGCTTTCCGGACCTCAGATGCTTTTTTGGTAGAAAAGATTATTTTGTGTGGTATTACAGGAACCCCTCCACATCGGGAAATCCAAAAAACAGCACTGGGAGCTACAGAGTCTGTAAATTGGGAGTATGCAGCAAATACACTTGAAGCAGTTCAACGATTAAAAAATGATGGATACATGGTTTGTGCCATCGAACAAGTAGATGTATCTGTACCATTGGATCAATTTGAGGTGACCAAAAATGAGAAATATGCTTTAGTATTCGGCAATGAAGTTTTTGGAGTAGAAGAATCTATCATCTCTGCTGCCGATCGGGTCATTGAAATTCCCCAACTTGGAACCAAGCACTCCTTAAATATTTCAGTCAGCTTAGGAATTGTTGTTTGGGATTTGATTTCCAAACTAAAGAAATTAGCATAAAAAAAGAGGCCATTTCGGCCTCCTTCGCAATGAGTATTTTAGGTTTAATATTTTTAATCTTCTCTAAATTTATCAACAATGTAAAGGAAAAGATTAAATGATAACGTAGACATACTTTCCTTTTTGACTTGCTCTTTGTCGCTTCCTTGCTTAAACAATGGGTTTTCTTTTTTCACTACTGGAGCTGAAGGAGTAGCTGCAGGAATTTTTGCTGGAGCAGGCTTGGAACCGATACCATCTTTTCCTTCAACATAAGAAGCATCTACTGTTTCAAAATTAACCACATCTGCACTTTTAGGAACATCTGGCATATTCCTATCTTTATCGCTTTGGGCCAATGTATTGCCGCTCATCAAAAAACCGAAAAATATAAAACTCGAAAGAGCAAAGAAATATTTAAGTTCGATTTTATTAAGAGAGTTCATAGATTTGGTGAGTTATATACTATTTAACACTTATTTTCGTGTAAGGTTTCCAAAAGTATAAAAATTAATTCTCGAATGCAAACGATTGACTTTAGTGATTTTCAAAGAATTGAGCTCCGAATTGGCACAATCGAACGTTGTGAAATCTTTGAAAAAGCCAAAAAACCATCCTATAAATTATGGATCAACCTAGGTGAACTGGGAATTAAAAAATCTTCTGCACAAATCACTCAAGTCTACCAGCCAGAAGAGCTAATCGGAAAGCAGGTTTTGTGTGTGTGTAATTTTCCTCCCAAACAAATCGCAGACTTTATGTCAGAGGTTCTTGTCACAGGAGTGAACAATAATGAAGGTCATGTGGTATTGATGACCGTTGATCAAAAAGTACCGGATGGAAGTAAGCTTTATTAAACGTGTGAAGAAGGAAGGATGAGGCGAGATGCGAGAGACGAGTGTCGTGACTTAACAAAGGAGGGGCTAACTAAGATTTTTAGATTTTAGAGGGTAGACTTGAATTCCTTCAGACAGGATTTAGACTTAAAAGTATGTACAAAGTCTTATGAGGGGGTCGTGATACTTAATAGCAGCGTCCGGAACGTGAGACACTGGAACACAAAACTCACATTTGAGGAACGTCGACCTCTAATCCACTATCCAACAACCTACAGGCATATACTTTCAAATCTGGGCAAGTTCCTGCTTTTACCTGCCCAGTTTGAAGATCAAACCTGTATTCATGTAAAGGACAAACCACTTCCTCATACTGGGTGATTCGACCCTGAGTAAGATCTGCTTTTCTATGGGGACATTGGATCTCAAAGGCAAAGATTTGCTCCTCTATTCGCACAATACCCAGTTGATATTGGCCAACCTTAATTTTTTGTATGCGTAAGTTGGGAAGAAAACTCTGAACTTCTGATTTGTTCCGTCCAAGGAAATATGTTTTCATAAGCATTTATTAAACTGTAATTTAGCATATAAACATTTATCAAACTACTGTATGAAAAAGCTATTGATCATTCCAATGTTGTTTTTGGGGTCCATCCTATTCGCACAAAGCATAGAAGGCGCTTGGAAACTCACGCACCAAAATGGGCAAGAGATTACCAATGCAGAATATATAAAACTGATACAAGATGGATATTTTGCGTTTGGGGCTAAATTAATGGATGGTGATAAATTTTTAGGTGCCGGAGGCGGAGATATAAAAATTGAAGGGAATCAATACATTGAAACACTCGATTTTTATACACTAGATCCCGAATCGGTAGGCACCACGGTATCCTATGGATTTGAGTTAAAGGATGATCAACTATTGCTTTCCAAAACGATTGATGGTCAGCCTGTACAGGAAGTTTGGCGAAAAATAGGAACTAGAAATGATGCCTTGACAGCCAACTGGGTTTTTACCGGAAGAAAGTCTGAGGGTGAAATCAGAAGAAGTACACCTGGAGACAGAAGAACCGTCAAAATTTTGACAGGAGGAAGATTTCAATGGATCGCATTTAATTCAGCAACAAAGGAATTTATGGGTACAGGAGGTGGAACCTATGCTGCTGAAAATGGAAAATACATTGAAAGCATTACTTTTTTCTCCAGGGATGATAGCCGAGTAGGAGCATCGTTAAGTTTTGATTTTGAAGTAATTGACAATGAGTGGCATCATTCAGGCTTAAGCTCCACGGGAAATCCCATTTACGAGATCTGGAGTAAATACCGGGATGCCTACACACCTTCAAAGTAAACATACAAAGACTGTTTGATGGTTACAATCCATCAAACAGTCTTCTTTTCAAACCAACTTTAACAACGTTCTAAAAATTACCAAACGGTCTCCGTACCGATTTTGAGTATCTGCCTGAAGTTTTGGCGCAAAGTTTTGCTGATAGTTCATGATATTTTCCATGCTATCAGCAAAATACTGTACAGAATAATTTAAGCTGCCATCCTCGGAATCGTGCATGATTTTGAAAAGTTTGTTTTCCACAAACATACCTGTGGCGAGCACATGCGGAATGTGTTCAGATTTCATCCAATCCAACCACTCTTTTTCCATTTCTTTCTCAACATTGACAGTCACATTGTATAAATACATATTTTTACGCGTTGAATGAGTTTATCTACCAGATTACTCAACAAATATACGGGAGTGTTGTTAAATGACAGGAAAAAAACGACGGAGACATGACTCGAATTGCGGAAAAAGAAACCCCTACTATGATCAATAAACTGAGGCAAAAACAAAACACCGTCAAATTTGTACTGACAGTTGTTTATATAGTTGGAATCGTAGGGATGGCTATTCCCAGTGTGCGAACTATTTTCCAAGCATTAACGCCCATTCATCTATTATTTAGTTTAGGGATATTATTACTATTTCATCGAGACTGGAATACATCCTTTATAGTATTTGCATTAGCAGCCTTTTCCATAGGCTTTCTTTCTGAAGTTTCGGGTGTTCATACAGGGTTTCCTTTTGGTAATTACATCTATGGTCCCGTATTAGGAGTCAAACTATGGGAAGTACCTTTGATGATTGGAGTAAACTGGTTTTTATTGATTTACACTAGCGGACAATTAGTCAAAAAGTATATTTCAAATAAGGTTGTAGCTTCCTTTATTGGGGCATTAGTGATGACAGGAATAGATTATTTGATTGAACCCGTAGCTGTAGCGCTTGATTTTTGGACATGGGATGGAGGGATTATTCCTTTGTCCAACTACTTAGGTTGGATAGGTGTCTCCTTTTTAATTCAATTGATCTACCATTTTGGGTCATTCCAAAAAGATAACTCGCTCTCAACCTATCTTTTAATTCATTTGGTAATCTTCTTCGCTGCCCTCAATTTTATCTTGTAGGGCCCTTGAACAATCTAATCGAATCAAAGTTATGTTTGTAATGTATGCAGTAATATTTACAATTTTGGGTTTTTTGTCCATGGAATTGGCGGGTTGGTTCATTCATAAATATCTTATGCATGGCCCTCTTTGGTCCATACACAAAACCCATCATGAGCCTTCCAAATCCTTTTTTGAACTTAACGATGTATTCTCATTACTATTTGGCTCCATTGCCATTGTATTGATCTTGTTAGGTGTCGGAGAATTGGATTACAGATTTTGGATGGGCGCTGGAATCAGTATTTATGGGATGAGTTATTTCTTCATCCACGATGTATTGGTGCACAGAAGGTTTAAGTGGTTTGAGAGACCTCGAAGCAAATGGCTTTTAGGTATATTCAAAGCACATCAAGCACATCATGCCACTAATAAAAAAAATGATGCGGTTTCCTTCGGTTTATTTATAGTTCCAAAAAAATACTTTAAAAGTAAGTAACGTGAGTACCTATTCAATCAAAGACCTCGAGCAGCTATCTGGTATAAAAGCACATACACTTCGTGTGTGGGAACAACGATACAATTTGTTGATGCCCAAACGGACGGATACCAATATCAGGTATTACGATGATGATGACTTGAAGCTTATACTAAATGTAGCCTTACTAAATGATAACGGTTACAAAATTAGTAAGATAGCCAATATGACAGATCATGAGATGAGAGAGGAAGTCGTTAAATTGACGGACAGAACGTTGACTCATGATGATCAGATACATGCCATGACATTAAGCATGATTGAAATGGATGAGGAGCGATTTGACAAAATACTATCAACCAATATTCTCAAGTTAGGATTTGAACAGACTATGATGAATATCATTTATCCGTTTATGTCCAAAATTGGAGTTCTTTGGCAAACAGGCGCTATTAACCCTGCTCAAGAACATTTCATAAGCAACTTGGTCCGAC encodes:
- a CDS encoding RNA methyltransferase — encoded protein: MKKLSMDELNRLSVEEFKKVEKTPIVIVLDNVRSLNNVGSAFRTSDAFLVEKIILCGITGTPPHREIQKTALGATESVNWEYAANTLEAVQRLKNDGYMVCAIEQVDVSVPLDQFEVTKNEKYALVFGNEVFGVEESIISAADRVIEIPQLGTKHSLNISVSLGIVVWDLISKLKKLA
- a CDS encoding tRNA-binding protein, with amino-acid sequence MQTIDFSDFQRIELRIGTIERCEIFEKAKKPSYKLWINLGELGIKKSSAQITQVYQPEELIGKQVLCVCNFPPKQIADFMSEVLVTGVNNNEGHVVLMTVDQKVPDGSKLY
- a CDS encoding Rieske (2Fe-2S) protein, with amino-acid sequence MKTYFLGRNKSEVQSFLPNLRIQKIKVGQYQLGIVRIEEQIFAFEIQCPHRKADLTQGRITQYEEVVCPLHEYRFDLQTGQVKAGTCPDLKVYACRLLDSGLEVDVPQM
- a CDS encoding DUF4286 family protein is translated as MYLYNVTVNVEKEMEKEWLDWMKSEHIPHVLATGMFVENKLFKIMHDSEDGSLNYSVQYFADSMENIMNYQQNFAPKLQADTQNRYGDRLVIFRTLLKLV
- a CDS encoding carotenoid biosynthesis protein; this translates as MTRIAEKETPTMINKLRQKQNTVKFVLTVVYIVGIVGMAIPSVRTIFQALTPIHLLFSLGILLLFHRDWNTSFIVFALAAFSIGFLSEVSGVHTGFPFGNYIYGPVLGVKLWEVPLMIGVNWFLLIYTSGQLVKKYISNKVVASFIGALVMTGIDYLIEPVAVALDFWTWDGGIIPLSNYLGWIGVSFLIQLIYHFGSFQKDNSLSTYLLIHLVIFFAALNFIL
- a CDS encoding sterol desaturase family protein, producing the protein MFVMYAVIFTILGFLSMELAGWFIHKYLMHGPLWSIHKTHHEPSKSFFELNDVFSLLFGSIAIVLILLGVGELDYRFWMGAGISIYGMSYFFIHDVLVHRRFKWFERPRSKWLLGIFKAHQAHHATNKKNDAVSFGLFIVPKKYFKSK
- a CDS encoding MerR family transcriptional regulator, whose translation is MSTYSIKDLEQLSGIKAHTLRVWEQRYNLLMPKRTDTNIRYYDDDDLKLILNVALLNDNGYKISKIANMTDHEMREEVVKLTDRTLTHDDQIHAMTLSMIEMDEERFDKILSTNILKLGFEQTMMNIIYPFMSKIGVLWQTGAINPAQEHFISNLVRQKLIVAIDGQVYKGGGKKFLLFLPEGELHEISILFACYLIKLSGHKVLYLGQSTPSEDLFSVYKLHKPEFLMTVITTSPSTEFVQNYVDNLAENFPQSTIIVSGYQVVGQDFKFPKNVTPLYYLRSLKEYLQEINQVLQEK